From the genome of Halorussus caseinilyticus, one region includes:
- a CDS encoding ABC transporter ATP-binding protein — MALLEARDIVSGYGDAQILHGVSMDVADDEIVCIIGPNGAGKSTFMKAVFGLIDCWDGSVNFDGADITDLRPDEITREGMCYVPQVENVFPNLTVRENLEMGAYILDSMPEDALQEVFDRFPILEERQNQKAGTMSGGQQQMLAMGRGLMVDPDLMLVDEPSAGLAPDLVDEVFEKIIEINESGTAILMVEQNARKALRNSDRGYVLEMGENRFEDTGDALLDNDEVTELYLGGGGGETGETGETATDD; from the coding sequence GTGGCGCTACTCGAAGCCCGCGACATCGTGTCGGGGTACGGCGACGCCCAAATCCTCCACGGCGTCTCGATGGACGTGGCGGACGACGAAATCGTCTGCATCATCGGGCCGAACGGTGCCGGGAAATCGACGTTCATGAAGGCCGTGTTCGGTCTCATCGACTGCTGGGACGGGTCGGTGAACTTCGACGGCGCGGACATCACCGACCTCCGCCCGGACGAAATCACCCGCGAGGGGATGTGTTACGTCCCGCAGGTCGAGAACGTCTTCCCGAACCTCACCGTCCGGGAGAATCTGGAGATGGGCGCGTACATCCTCGACTCGATGCCCGAGGACGCCCTACAGGAGGTGTTCGACCGCTTCCCGATTCTGGAAGAGCGCCAGAACCAGAAGGCCGGAACGATGTCCGGCGGCCAACAGCAGATGCTCGCCATGGGCCGGGGCCTGATGGTGGACCCGGACCTGATGCTGGTGGACGAACCGAGCGCGGGTCTCGCGCCGGACCTCGTGGACGAGGTGTTCGAGAAGATAATCGAAATCAACGAGTCGGGCACGGCCATCCTGATGGTCGAGCAGAACGCGCGCAAGGCCCTGCGGAACTCCGACCGGGGCTACGTGCTGGAGATGGGCGAGAACCGCTTCGAGGACACCGGTGACGCCCTGCTCGACAACGACGAGGTGACGGAACTCTACCTCGGCGGTGGCGGCGGCGAAACCGGCGAAACCGGTGAGACCGCGACGGACGACTAG
- a CDS encoding ABC transporter ATP-binding protein, producing MSETVESEHETHGTGEAILEVDGLRKTFGGITAVDGATFEVEEGTVTGLIGPNGAGKTTTFNLISGFYEPDGGEVRYRGTDLQDIMRPSDTEQGIWMSASGMTFGGVGLAAAASAGVSTLATGGAALVGAGIGAGVYQAEEKVKNDYLDVKNKRPFRVSQEGLSRTFQLTRELQGLTVLENLMLAPQDQRGESLTNAWLRRSAVADEEQGVRERALEMLEFLEIDHLTNEYAGNLSGGQRKLLELGRVLMTDPDLILLDEPVAGVNPALTEKLLERIESLREQGYTFCIVEHDMEVIMNLSDTIIVMDQGKKLMQGTPEEVQNDQRVVDAYLGG from the coding sequence ATGAGCGAGACAGTCGAATCCGAACACGAGACTCACGGAACCGGCGAAGCGATACTCGAAGTAGACGGCCTGCGAAAGACGTTCGGCGGCATCACGGCCGTCGATGGCGCGACGTTCGAGGTCGAAGAGGGTACCGTCACGGGTCTCATCGGCCCGAACGGTGCCGGGAAGACCACGACGTTCAACCTCATCAGCGGGTTCTACGAACCCGACGGCGGAGAAGTCCGGTATCGCGGCACCGACTTGCAGGACATCATGCGCCCGAGCGACACCGAGCAGGGCATCTGGATGAGCGCGTCGGGGATGACCTTCGGCGGCGTCGGTCTCGCGGCGGCGGCGTCGGCGGGGGTATCGACGCTCGCGACCGGTGGCGCGGCGCTCGTCGGCGCGGGTATCGGCGCTGGCGTCTATCAGGCCGAGGAGAAGGTCAAGAACGACTACCTCGACGTGAAGAACAAGCGGCCGTTCCGGGTCTCCCAAGAAGGTCTCTCCCGGACGTTCCAACTCACCCGCGAGTTGCAGGGACTGACAGTGCTGGAGAACCTGATGCTCGCGCCCCAAGACCAGCGCGGCGAGAGTCTCACCAACGCGTGGCTTCGCCGTAGCGCGGTCGCCGACGAGGAGCAGGGGGTCCGCGAGCGCGCGCTGGAGATGCTCGAATTCCTCGAAATCGACCACCTCACCAACGAGTACGCGGGCAATCTCTCGGGCGGTCAGCGCAAACTGCTGGAGTTGGGTCGCGTGCTGATGACCGACCCGGACCTCATCCTGCTGGACGAACCCGTCGCCGGGGTCAACCCCGCACTGACCGAAAAGCTGTTGGAGCGAATCGAGAGTCTGCGAGAGCAGGGCTACACGTTCTGCATCGTCGAACACGACATGGAGGTCATCATGAACCTCTCGGACACCATCATCGTCATGGACCAAGGAAAGAAACTCATGCAAGGCACGCCCGAAGAGGTACAGAACGACCAGCGAGTTGTGGACGCCTACTTGGGGGGATAA